From the genome of Bacteroidales bacterium:
ATTATTGCTGATTATTTATGCTTTTCGGCTCCCGCTTTTAGTTGATTTATGGTATAGAATTGATAGGTAAAAACCCATCAAAACCCACAGAATTTCAAACAATCTTTAGTGCTGTAATACATTGTTTTTGTTTGTTATGTTTATATATTTCATTATCGGAGTTTTGAATTCCGATATATTAGTTTGTTCTGTTCAGATGCACAGCAATTTGAAAGTGCTTTGTATCTTTGTATTTACAAGATGTCATTTTCCGATTAAAGTGAGATCCCGCTGATGTATTACGGGAACTCACAATCAAGCATCACGAAAAATTAACTGTTTAATATTTTTAAAACGAGCTTTTCAGTTTTTCTTTCTCAAACAAGCGAGTTTGGTTCTTTCAGAGTCAAACTTCTCTCTTTGAGACCGGAGCTTGGGTCTTAAAGAGTCATTATCGGTTCTTAAAGAAGCAAGCTCCTGTTTTTTAGTGTCGTTGCCGGTTCTTTTAGAGTCGATGTCCTCTCTTTGAGAAGCGATATCGGGTCTGAAAGAGACAATATCGGGTATAAAAGAGTCGGCTTTGTCTCTTTTAGAGACAAATTGTCAGTGTCCTAATGAAAAAAACAAATCACCGAAATATTTTATTTTCCTTTAAATCGTTTTCTCAATTCTTCATATATTTCTTTTGCCCCGGGTATATTCAGTTTGGCTGCACTTTTTACACTTTTATAATATGCCAATGCTGTTACATATGCCTCGCTTCCCGTTAAAAGCATACTGTCGTTTAACATTGATGCTAATTGATTAATCGGTGTATGATACTCATGCAATTCATTCATTCCGTTTAAATCAACATAATACTCATCTTTATCAATAAACGCAGGTACCAACTCTCCGTTGCTTTCAAAAAACTCTTTTGTTTTTTCGAGGAATGCAATGGTTTTATCACCTGCTTTGGGTAATGTGTGTCTCTCTTCAGGGCTTAATGCTTTTAAATGCGGAAGCAATTTGCCGACTAATACTGCAACAGCAGCTTTTATTTCTGCTTTATCCTCTTCAGGAATGTTTAAAGAAATTAAATTTTCTTGTGCCATAATTTGTAGTTTTTAAATTGTTAATTATAATATTTTGTTTTTTCAGCAATGTTTTTATATTTTTTAAAGATTGATTTTGATTGATTACAGATTGATTACAGATTGATGAAGTTGCAGTTTATTAATAAATCTGCTTCAATCTAATCCAATCTGCTTCAATCTAATCCAATCTGCTTCAATCTTATTCAATCTCATTCAATCTCATTCAATCTCATTCAATCTCATACAATCTGCTTCAATCTAAATCAATCTCATTTAATCTGTGCCAAAATATTTCCCTTTTCTTAAATCCTTAAAATTACACCCTTCAGTAAAATAATATGTTTTTCTTTTACGATCGAATTTTACGGTGCAGTTGAAATCTTTAAGAATTTTAAAAAAATTATAAGATTGATGCTTAGTAATATTTACAGTCGCACGAAACTCTTCCGGTGTTCCGGTTTTTTCTTTTTTAATAAGCTGTATTATTTCAAAAAGTTTAATATATGTTTTAATAAACTCATTACTCATAAATTCAATTTTTATTCATTTGTTTATATTTAATTATTTTCAAAAATCAGCCGGAACATCCACAACACGCAAGGTTCATGTTATCAATAGATTTTGTATAATAATTATGGTCGTGTGTGTTTAAAATTAATCATAGCCTGCTCCGATTTTTTCGGGGGATGTTTCATTTTACAAATATAAGTCAGAGGTGTGCAATTAACGGTGAACGAAAAAAACAGCTTGAAATTTAGAATGATTCTAAATAAGGATTGTTTAATTTTATCGCAGGATTGCAGAATATTTTTACAGCGGAATTGGTATAACAGACAGGGCTTTACCTTATATATACTGATAAAGTTAAGCCCTTACTTTACGATAAATCAGAACTCCTGATTTGATAATATTTTTTGCAAAAAATTTAGTCTGTTTATGTTAATCAAATGTATTTTTCATATATAGTTGCTGTATATAAGATTCAATGTCGTTTAGTTAAGGCTGAAAAGCCTTATATATAACAGCACAGGGTAACACCTTGTGTAAAAATGCGAACAAAACCAAGCCCTGTAAGGGCGTAATATTACACCCTTACAGGCATACGCATCAATTTAAGCTATGCTTTGCTGATTATCAACAGGATACAGAACATTTATTTTGCTGTTGAATAAGGTAATAAGGTTTTGAGTTTAACCGGATTATTTTCTACTAAGGTTAAAACTTTTAAAATAAGGTTTTTACAATTATTTACAAAAACCTTATCTCTTTTTTTCAAACCTTAATAAAAACGAATTTCCCCTAAAACCAACCTTATTATCTTATTGAATTTCCTGAAAAGCAGAAATATTTATTACAATTTATCAAGAAACAATAGAAAAGTTATTATTTTTCAGCACCTCAAAAAGAAATTTAGCCTTGTTAAAACTTTCGGGTAGTTGTGAAAATAAAATAAAATTTGTTTTATTTAATTTTTTTATTATAAAAGTTTTATACATTTGTACCATTCGCCAAAAACATAATTATTAAAAAACACTGAAATTTTAAATAATGTTACTAAAAAAACCATACCATGAAAGCATCATTAACTTTTCTGTTAGTTTTTAGTACTGTATTTGTTTTTTCTCAAACATCAGATAATGAAGATTTAAACATTCTTGTAGATCAGATGCCTGCATATAACAATTCTGATTATGTGAAAGAAAATAATAGCGGAACATACATTGATGAACGTAACGGAAATATTTACGAACTTATTAAAGTAGGCAAGCAGATTTGGATGTCTCAAAATTTAAATTTTGAAACTCCTGATTCCCGATGTTATGATGATAAAAAATCAAATTGCGAAAAATACGGACGTTTATATACTTATGAAGCAGCAAAACATGTATGTCCTGACGGTTGGCATTTACCGAGCGATGCTGAATGGCAAACAATAATCGTTCAATTGGAAAAGGAAAGAGAAGGCAGAACTTTAACTCAAGAAGAGAAGAAAAACGGATTCAATACTGATTTAGCCGGTTGGGGAAGTAACAGCGGAAATTATTATAATAAAAAAGAAATAGGTTTTTATTGGACTTCAACTATTAAAGCCGGTAACTTTGCATGGTATATATATATCAACAGCCTCAGTAATGATTTTTCTGAAAATTATCATAATATTAATAAGGCATTTTCTGTAAGATGTGTGAAAGACTAATTTTCAGACTTCGATACTTTATAAATTCATAAATCCTGTCCCATAAGCTGATTATCAGCCTTTTAAATGGATAAGTTCGTAAAACAGAACGGCAAAGCCCATACAGCAAATAATTGTCTTATTTTTTGATATTTAAATTAATAATCTTATTTCGCTGCAATTCATAAGCATTTTTCCCCGTATGCTAAAAATACCGGATATTTTTTATCATTTCTGTCAATTTCAAAAACAGTTTTAACGCTTGTATTTTTGAAGCCGGCATTTTGTAGCCAAATATTAAATACAGTTTTGTCAAAGCCGAAATGTTTAACATCATCAGCTGCATTATCCGAATGAAATGATCCGTCTTCGGTTCCAAGGTCGCCAATACAGACTGTTCCGCCCGGTTTTAAATTGTTATAAATTTGATTTAAGAATTGATCAGGTTTTTTTAAGTGATGAAAAGTCATGCTTGAGACAGCGAGATCATATTGCTTTCCGTTAAGTTGATCAGTATCGGCATCAAAAAGTATGCAGTCAATATTATCAACACCGGCTTTTTTTGCTTTTTCTTTAAGCATACTCAACATTTCTTGAGATTTATCAATACCCGTGATTTGTTTTACTTCCGTGATAAAATGCATAAGTAACAAGCCGGTTCCCGTTCCTATGTCAAGAACAGACATATTTTTTGATAATTTAACTTCTTTTATTATTGCTTTATATACATTTTTTGCCAATAATAATCTTCGGGGTTTGGCATCCCATTCTTTTGCAATTTGATTGAATCTGGTCATCTTGTTAATAATTTTGGTTCTTTTTTGTATTTTTTTTTATTACAGCATTCTATTATTGAGTTCACTCCGAAAAGTGCTTTTTAGCCACTAAAACACAAAAACACAAAATTCCACTAAAATTAACTTATTGATAGTAACTGTTTTGTGGGTTTTTGTGTCTTAGTGTATTTGTGGCATTTTTTATTTTTAGCTTTTCGGAGTGTTCTCATCATTTAATCATTTAATCATTCACTCATTCTATCATTCACTCATTCTATCATTCACTCATTCTATCATTCACTCATTCTATCATTCACTCATTCTATCATTCACTCATTCTATCATTCACTCATTCTATCATTCACTCAACAACTATGTTCTCCCTATATGCTTTGAGTAAACCATAGCAACTGTACGATAAATTACATGTCCGAATTTTGTATAAGGAGCATAAATTATTATAATCCAGACGCAAACAAGATGAAATATATATAAATAATAAGCAAAAGACCAATTTAAAAACCTTGATGCTTCAAGCCCGACTCCTGAAAGTGTCAACAGAAATAAGAATATCAAAAATATCCAATCGTAATAGTTACTTTTTCCTGTTTTTTCTTTGTTAAATATTCTTTTTATAAACATTATTCCTAATCCGACAAACAGTGCCAATGATGCTAAATTGCCCAGTATTTTAACGGGATTCCAAAGATCTAAAGGATATTGAGCAAGTATAATTGACAAAATGGCAAGTATGGTTACCACAATTAAACTGATGAAGCCCCAGAATACAAATAAATGAGAATAATATCTTATTTTATTTTCAGTACATTGTGTAAAATTTTTATGCAATAATATTTCTTTTAATGTTGAAATGATGCTTTTCAAAATACCGGTTTTATTTTCACCCGGCGGGATACTTTTTATCATATCTTTCCAAAATGCATTAATACTAAATATTAATCCGATTAAAATTAACAGAACCAAGATGCCGAAAGTGCCGTTTAACCAAGCATGAGGAAAAAATTCTGAATAATTAATAATTTCGGTTTGTGAATTAATATTTCCGAAAAAGAATATGATCGTTAATATAGAAATTATAGGGAACAGCAGAACTATAGGTAAAAAAGCAGATTTGCTCAGTAACTTTCCTAAAAATTTAGGTCGGGCATAATGCTGATACGACATATTTCTTATTGAAGAAAGGACATCACCCGGTTTTACACCGCGCGGACAACCGGCAGTACAATCTCCGCATTGATGACAAAGCCAAACATCAGGGTTTCCGAAAAGTTTGTCTTTTAATCCCCAAGCTGCCCAAATCATTTCTTTTCTCGGGAAAGGTTTATCATCGGGCGATAAGCTGCATATTGCCGAACATGCCCCGCATTGCATACATTGTTTTAATGATGCACCGCTGCTTTTGCTTAATTCTCTTATAAATTTTTTATCAGGGGTAATGATATCCATTATATATTACTTGTTTCTGTTGATTATACTGATTGTTATTTTTGTGTTTGTTATAGTTACATGTTCCAAGTTGCAGGTTGCAGGTTCCAAGTTTGAGTCCTCTCCGAAAAGTCTCTTTTGCCACAAATTCACGAAAACACAAAAATTCACAAAAAATAAAATGCTGATAATAATCTTTTTGTGGAATTTAGTGACTTGGTGTTTTATAGGTATGGTCAATGAACAAACCTGTAACCTGTATTCTTTATTTTTAATATATCAAATTTCTATATTCTAAAATCTAATTTCTAACATCTAACTTCTAACATCTAACTTTAAATATCCTTAAACGGATTAGGCCCTATCAATTCAATTTCTTCAACATAATTATTAATCAATTCAGGTATTTTATCATATTCATTAATTTCGATAAATTCTGTTCTTAATCTTTCCGGTTCAAGCATCATTGTTTCAAATGTTTCTTGCATGTTCTCGGCTCTTGTTTCCGTTAATTCACTGCCGGTAATAAAATGGCATTGATAATCATCACCCGGTTTGCAACCTATTTGCATAATTCCGTCAAAGCCTTTTGAAAGAGCATCCGAAATCCAAACTTTATTTACTGACCCGATACATCTTACCGGAATAATTCTGATAAAGGCACTGTATTGTAATCTTTTATACCCGGCCATATCAAATGCAGGATAAGCATCATTTTCACATACAAATGCCAAAATTCTTGGTTTTTCTTCAAATTCGTCAGGTACTTCAATTGCTTTTATCATTGAGGAGATACTGTCAATTGAAAAATCTGCAAAGTTTATTACTCTTTCGGGACAAGCGCCCAAACAAATACCGCATCTTCTGCAACGATTAGGGTTAGGAACAGGAGTTCCTTTTTCGTTCTCGTCATACATACCAAAGGGGCATTCTTCTGTACAACGTTTACAATCCGTACATCGTTCAAAATAAATTTCAGGAAAAGATGTATCTCCTGATCTCGGATGAACACCTTCACCTCGTTTTATGCTTTCAATACACTGAACAGCCTTTAAAACAGCTCCTTGAGCATCCTCTGTGCTTGCACTTATACAATCCGGCATTCTTACCGTTCCGGCACTATATATTCCGGTTCTTCTTGTTTCGTAAGGGAAACAAATAAAATGAGAATCCGGGAAATTGTATTTTAGCTCAGGTAACCCTTTGCCTTTCCTGTAGTTTAAATTAAGATCTTCTGAGTTTGAAGGTGTCATTCCTATAGCTAAAACAACCAAATCAAGTTTTAATCTGACAGTTTCATTAAGTAAATTATCATTAATCTCAACTGTGATGCTTCCGTCTTTGTCTTCTGTAAATTGTAACAGTTCCCCTTTTGTCAGGAATATTTGATCGTTATCTTGAATTTCTTTATAAAATATCTCCAATCTCCCCGGCATTCTGATATCTTTATACAAAATGAAAACATTTGCATCAGGATTTAATTCCGTTACATATTTGACTTGCTTTAAACTTGCCGAACAGCAATAGTTTGAGCAATAGGGGAGATGTTTCTCATCTCTGGATCCGGCACATTGAATAAATAATATATTCTCCGCCTTTTTTTTATCAGATATTCTGTGAATATTTCCTTCTTTGGCTAATTTTTCAAATTCAATATTCGTAAGTACATTCTTAAAAGTTCCGTAATGATACTCCGGCAGTTTTGATGCATCATAAGGTTTCCAACCGGTGGATAGAACAATCGCAGCAACTTTATATTGTTCTTCTGTACCGGAATTTATCAATGTTACTTTAAATTTTCCCGGTTCACCTGAAATTTCTTTTATATCAGAAGATTTTAAAACCTTTATATTGGTGTATTGATCTAATTCTGCAATTTTTTCGCCGATATTCGGTTCCTCCAATTGTTTGTATGGAGCTTTTTGCGGTATTTGTTTATATAAATTATTTGCGAAACCTCCGAGTTTATCTTCTTTTTCAACAAGAACAATGTTATATCCTGCTTTAGCTCCTTCAATTGCTGCTGTTATTCCTGTAATACCGCCGCCTATAACTAATATATCAGAGCTTAAATCTTCAGCAATATATGGTTTTGGATTTAGTGTTTTTTCAATTTTTGTAATTCCCATTCTTAAATAATCCTCAGCCATCATTTGCGTATCTTCATCATTAGGTTTTTGGCACCAAACAACTTGCTCTCTGATATTAACTCTTTCAATCTGTAATTCAGAATCAAATGAAAATTCTTTTGTATTCACCCGAGGAGAACATCCGGCAATAACAATTCCGTCTAATTCAGAATTTTCAATATCGGATTGAATTAAGTCCTTTCCTTCTTTATTGCATAAAAACGGATGCTTTTTACACACTTTGAGATTGAATTCTTCCGTTGCAACGGAACTTAAGGCTTCAACATCAATGCTTTCACCTATATTACAACCGGTGCAGATATATGTTGCTATGTTTTTTGTCATAATACAATCATTTGTTAATTATAAATTTAATCTTGCTGTATAGCTTTCAAAGCCATACCTGTCGCATCTTTTAACGAACTTGACACATCAAGTGGTTTTTTCGAACAACCTGCTGCATAAATTCCGTCTTCCTGTATGTTTTCAAGAAATCCGAATTCGTCAATTGACAACTGACTTATATTTGGATTTAGAGGCACTATTCCGGTGGCAAGAACAGCCATTTCAACTTCCTCTTTAACTTTTCGTCCGGACATAATATCTTCTGCTTCCAAAATAAGATTATTCGTTTCAGTAAGTTCATTTATAATTGCAACTTTCCCTTTTATCATCTCAATGTTCTCCCTTTTTTGAACTTTTTGCAAGAAATCTTCATTTCTTCCCGATACTCTTAGGTCAATATAAAATATTTTGATCTTTGTTTCAGGGTATAATTCATTAATGTATAATGCTTGTTTTAATGAAGCAGAGCAACAAACTCCCGAACAGTATGGCAGATGATTTTCGTCTCTGGAACCTGCGCACTGAATAAAAGCTATTGTCTTTGGTATTTTATTGTCTGACGGTCGCTTAATTTCTCCTGTTGTAGGTCCGTTTTTAGCTGCTGTTCGCTCCATCATAACATTGGTAATAATATTAGGATATTTATCGAATCCAAGCGTTTCCAATTTAGATGCATCATAAGGTTTCCAGCCGGTTGCAAAAACAACAGAATGAACATTTATCTCAAATTGTTCCTCTTCAGCATTTAGATTCACGGCATTGTATTTACAAACATCTGCGCATTTATTGCAGCTTTGTTTTTTGCAATATTTATCATCTATTGAATATTTCCATGGAAACGCCATTTCATGAGGCATATATACGGCTTTTGTTTTATCAATACCATAATTGAAAAGATTCGGGCGTTCTTCAGGGCAAACTTCAGAGCAATCACCACAAGCTGTACAATTATCATTAATATATTCAGGAGATTTTTTAATTTTAACCGAAAAGTTACCTTTTGAACCCGAAATTGATTCAACAGTTGAAGATGTGTATAATGTAATACGCGGGTTTTGTTTTATTCGTTTGAAATTTATTTCCAATCCGCAATAGGGTGGGCACAGTTTTGGAAAATATTGATTAACTTGAGCTACTTTACCTCCCAAATACGGTAATTGTTCAATCAGAGTTACATTATGTCCTACTTCGGCAATTTCAACGGTAGTAGTGATACCGCTTATACCACCGCCAATAACAAGTATGTGTTTTTTATTCATTAAATAATAATTATTCTTAAGATTCAATTTTAATATTTTATCCCTTTAGGGATATAATATCGGTAAAAAGAGTTATACTCGTTGCATAACTGTGCCGTCAGGTACAGAATATGTATATATGTACATTTAGAATTTGACTGTACAAGTTTGCTTTTTTTATTCCGTACCTAAAGGCACGGAAGACAAACAAACTGTATCTTTTACCGATATGTTGTCCCTAAAGGGACAATGTACATTTTAAATATTAGTGTTTTATTCGTAAATATATTTATAACTTATTTCAACTTAAACAATTTCTCCCCAAAAAGAGCAAATCGTAACCATATAGATCCGAATTTCAAAAGTTCAACATCATCATTTTTAATTCTTTCAATTTCTTCTTCATTTATTTCAAACCGTTTTAAAAAAGAGCTTTCAAATACAAATTCTCTGAACTTATCAATATTATAACATGCTAAATAAAACATTCCTATCTGTTGTTCAGTAAGATGTTTACTTTCAATAAATGATTCGTGAGATATGATTTGATTAAAATACTCAAGCATTTCGTTATATTTTTCGATGCCTTGTTCGTGTAAATAATCAGAAATAGTAACTGTTTTATTCTCTTTATGCCCTAAACAAAAGTCATCCTCAATCAATTGAAACGGCTTATCGGTTTTCTTAGAAATTTCATGTGAATTTTCATTAATCGGATACATTCTGCAAGCTCTTGGTCGGTCTGCGTAAACTTCGCACCCTTCTTTTCCTGCAAAAGGACATGTCTTATCTTCTTCTTTTAATTTCAGGACAATAACCGGTATTTTTTGTTCCTTACTGAATGGAGAAACAGTGTATTTATCAAGAAAATCTTGTGAATTTATACCTAAAACATTTTTCAATCTTACAATATCGTAAGGTGTAAGAAATATATTAACATCACAGCAACATTTATTCAAACATGCCACTCCTTTATGACAAGAAAACTTTACTTTATCGGAGATGTCGAGGTATTTTGGCATTTTCAAACGTTTTTCTTTTTGCTTGTCTTTTTCGTATGTTTCAATATTTTGATGTGAATAACCGTCAAGTTCGACAGTAAGCATTAGTTCAATATAAAAAAAGTAAACCTCATTCAGGCAAGGTCAAACTTTAAACCCCGAAACAAGTGCGGGGCAGGCTTTTAAACTTTGAACTTTAAACTTTTAACTATTAAGTCAACTCAATAATATCCCTCTTCATCATTTCCCACTTCTCTGTTTCCGGATTATACCTGCAATTAGCAAAGCATTTCCAATTTTCTTTCATTTCCGGAAAATCTGTTCTGAAAAGATAGCCGGGCCAACGAGTTTCTTCTCTGAACAATACAGTTCTGATATGCGACTCGGCTTGCCAAATTCTGTGTCTGTTTTCCCAACATCTCATTAATTCATTTAAATTTTGAGCCGCTAATTTTTCTGAATCTTCGTGTAAGAAATTTAAATATTCCATACCTTTTTGAAGTAAGGATTCAGAGGTTTTAAATGAATTTGAAACACCTCCTGCATATTCATCCATTATTTTTTGAAGCCTGAACATAAACATTTTTGGTTTTATAAAATTCGGATTAACATCCGGGTCGTTTGAATAATGTTTATGTGTTTCAAAGATTTCCAAAGGCATGAAAGTAGTTTTTTTCATTTCTTCAATTTTCTCTGCACTTATTTCCGGTATGTCTTGATTTTCTACACAAAATCTGATTGCTGATTTTCCTGCAATTCTTCCTTCCGTAAATGAACCTGAAGAAAATTTATGGCTTGAAGCACCGGAAGCATCTCCGGCAGCAAACATTCCTTTAACAGTAGTCATATTATCGTATCCCCACTTGTAATCATCAGGAGCTATATCTTCAGGCCCGCTCATCCATGCTCCGGAAGCTCCTGAATGTGAACTTATAAAATAGGGTTCGCAAGGTGATATTTCAGACGCTTTTTCCTCCGGCATTGTATCGGTTGAAGCCCATAAAAGTGCCTGACTTATAGTCATATCCAAGAAATCTTCCCATGCTTCTTTTTCAAGTTCCTTGAGCTTTCTTGCAGCTTGTTTTTTGTCTTCAATTTCAGCCACAAAATTTTTAATTGCTTCATCGGTTCTCATATAAATCGGCCCTTTCCCTTCTGCTTCATCCAACAACATTAAATGATTCCTGAGGCTTGTCGGAATTGGTTTGTTTTTTCCGTAAGGCAACCAATTATCAAGTTCACCGGCTCGTGTTTTCATATATTCTTCGCCGAGAGCATTTGTAGCTCTTGCTTGAAACAATAAAAACCATGCACCGACCGGCCCGTAAGCATCTTTAAATCTTATAGGAACAAATCTAACTTCTTGACATGTCATTTCAGCACCGGCTTTTATAGTAAAATAAGCACTTGCACCGGAATTAAAAGGTGGATACCATGAACGTCCCAATCCTTCGCCCACGGATTTCGGTCTGAAAATATGAACAGCACCTCCCATAGCCACGAGTACGGATTTTGCTTTAAACACATAGAATTTATTTTCTCTCACACTGAAACCGACAGCTCCGACACATCTGTCGCCTTCCATGATCGGATCTGTTATAAATACTCTTTCAAGGTATTCACCGTTTTCTCCTAATTCTTTTAAGGCATTTTTTGCAGCCTCTGCTACAATTGTTTTATATGATTCACCGTGAATCATTATTTGCCATCTTCCTTCGTTTACATATTTTTCGTTTTCATCTTTCCATATAGGTAAACCCCATTTCTCGAATAAATGAACCGAAGAATCAACATGTCGTCCGATATTAGCAACCAGATCATCTCTGACAATGCCCATCAGATCATTTTTAACATAGTCAACATAATCTTTAAGTGTATTTTTTCCTTCTTTCAGGCCTACATACATGTTTATTGCAGATAAGCCCATTGCTACTGCACCGCTTCTGTCCATTGATGCTTTATCAACTAAAGTAACTTTTAGATTATTCTTCTTTGCCCAATGAGCTGCTTCAAAAGCAGCTCCGCAAGCAGCCATACCTCCGCCAAGAATTAACAGATCGGTTGTAACTTCAACCGTTTCATAATTTTCGTATATATTCATTTTTTTATGATTTCTTAATTAAAATTGATTTTGTAAGCAGATGTCTGATTCTGTGATTTGAAATGAGCATTGATCGGAATATTGTTAAATTGTTACATTGCTAAATTACTGATATTAAAATATATATTCATACAACAACATTGTATTAAACTATTTATTCATTCCGGCATTTAATCATTTTAGCATTTTCATATTAAATCATTTCATAATCAATTACAACTCTTGCAGATTATCAGTTCCCAACGATTCCGGCTCCGTTCTGAGTAGTTGACTGTTTAGATCATCGGTACCGGTTTCCCATCCGGCATCCGGTACAGCACTGCCTTCAGGTGTTGTACGAATAGGAAATTTAAAACGTTTTAATTTTCCGTTACGAAATTTAACCGACCACATTATAGAATCTGTGCTTCTTAAGGGTTGAACTACTCCTCCGAGGGGCATAAAATCTGCATATCCTCTTATTTCTATTGCTTGTGTCGGGCATATTTTAACACAGTTATAACATTCCCAA
Proteins encoded in this window:
- a CDS encoding class I SAM-dependent methyltransferase, whose amino-acid sequence is MTRFNQIAKEWDAKPRRLLLAKNVYKAIIKEVKLSKNMSVLDIGTGTGLLLMHFITEVKQITGIDKSQEMLSMLKEKAKKAGVDNIDCILFDADTDQLNGKQYDLAVSSMTFHHLKKPDQFLNQIYNNLKPGGTVCIGDLGTEDGSFHSDNAADDVKHFGFDKTVFNIWLQNAGFKNTSVKTVFEIDRNDKKYPVFLAYGEKCL
- the qmoC gene encoding quinone-interacting membrane-bound oxidoreductase complex subunit QmoC, encoding MDIITPDKKFIRELSKSSGASLKQCMQCGACSAICSLSPDDKPFPRKEMIWAAWGLKDKLFGNPDVWLCHQCGDCTAGCPRGVKPGDVLSSIRNMSYQHYARPKFLGKLLSKSAFLPIVLLFPIISILTIIFFFGNINSQTEIINYSEFFPHAWLNGTFGILVLLILIGLIFSINAFWKDMIKSIPPGENKTGILKSIISTLKEILLHKNFTQCTENKIRYYSHLFVFWGFISLIVVTILAILSIILAQYPLDLWNPVKILGNLASLALFVGLGIMFIKRIFNKEKTGKSNYYDWIFLIFLFLLTLSGVGLEASRFLNWSFAYYLYIFHLVCVWIIIIYAPYTKFGHVIYRTVAMVYSKHIGRT
- a CDS encoding FAD-dependent oxidoreductase, which produces MTKNIATYICTGCNIGESIDVEALSSVATEEFNLKVCKKHPFLCNKEGKDLIQSDIENSELDGIVIAGCSPRVNTKEFSFDSELQIERVNIREQVVWCQKPNDEDTQMMAEDYLRMGITKIEKTLNPKPYIAEDLSSDILVIGGGITGITAAIEGAKAGYNIVLVEKEDKLGGFANNLYKQIPQKAPYKQLEEPNIGEKIAELDQYTNIKVLKSSDIKEISGEPGKFKVTLINSGTEEQYKVAAIVLSTGWKPYDASKLPEYHYGTFKNVLTNIEFEKLAKEGNIHRISDKKKAENILFIQCAGSRDEKHLPYCSNYCCSASLKQVKYVTELNPDANVFILYKDIRMPGRLEIFYKEIQDNDQIFLTKGELLQFTEDKDGSITVEINDNLLNETVRLKLDLVVLAIGMTPSNSEDLNLNYRKGKGLPELKYNFPDSHFICFPYETRRTGIYSAGTVRMPDCISASTEDAQGAVLKAVQCIESIKRGEGVHPRSGDTSFPEIYFERCTDCKRCTEECPFGMYDENEKGTPVPNPNRCRRCGICLGACPERVINFADFSIDSISSMIKAIEVPDEFEEKPRILAFVCENDAYPAFDMAGYKRLQYSAFIRIIPVRCIGSVNKVWISDALSKGFDGIMQIGCKPGDDYQCHFITGSELTETRAENMQETFETMMLEPERLRTEFIEINEYDKIPELINNYVEEIELIGPNPFKDI
- a CDS encoding CoB--CoM heterodisulfide reductase iron-sulfur subunit A family protein, translating into MNKKHILVIGGGISGITTTVEIAEVGHNVTLIEQLPYLGGKVAQVNQYFPKLCPPYCGLEINFKRIKQNPRITLYTSSTVESISGSKGNFSVKIKKSPEYINDNCTACGDCSEVCPEERPNLFNYGIDKTKAVYMPHEMAFPWKYSIDDKYCKKQSCNKCADVCKYNAVNLNAEEEQFEINVHSVVFATGWKPYDASKLETLGFDKYPNIITNVMMERTAAKNGPTTGEIKRPSDNKIPKTIAFIQCAGSRDENHLPYCSGVCCSASLKQALYINELYPETKIKIFYIDLRVSGRNEDFLQKVQKRENIEMIKGKVAIINELTETNNLILEAEDIMSGRKVKEEVEMAVLATGIVPLNPNISQLSIDEFGFLENIQEDGIYAAGCSKKPLDVSSSLKDATGMALKAIQQD
- a CDS encoding YkgJ family cysteine cluster protein; protein product: MLTVELDGYSHQNIETYEKDKQKEKRLKMPKYLDISDKVKFSCHKGVACLNKCCCDVNIFLTPYDIVRLKNVLGINSQDFLDKYTVSPFSKEQKIPVIVLKLKEEDKTCPFAGKEGCEVYADRPRACRMYPINENSHEISKKTDKPFQLIEDDFCLGHKENKTVTISDYLHEQGIEKYNEMLEYFNQIISHESFIESKHLTEQQIGMFYLACYNIDKFREFVFESSFLKRFEINEEEIERIKNDDVELLKFGSIWLRFALFGEKLFKLK
- the aprA gene encoding adenylyl-sulfate reductase subunit alpha, with the translated sequence MNIYENYETVEVTTDLLILGGGMAACGAAFEAAHWAKKNNLKVTLVDKASMDRSGAVAMGLSAINMYVGLKEGKNTLKDYVDYVKNDLMGIVRDDLVANIGRHVDSSVHLFEKWGLPIWKDENEKYVNEGRWQIMIHGESYKTIVAEAAKNALKELGENGEYLERVFITDPIMEGDRCVGAVGFSVRENKFYVFKAKSVLVAMGGAVHIFRPKSVGEGLGRSWYPPFNSGASAYFTIKAGAEMTCQEVRFVPIRFKDAYGPVGAWFLLFQARATNALGEEYMKTRAGELDNWLPYGKNKPIPTSLRNHLMLLDEAEGKGPIYMRTDEAIKNFVAEIEDKKQAARKLKELEKEAWEDFLDMTISQALLWASTDTMPEEKASEISPCEPYFISSHSGASGAWMSGPEDIAPDDYKWGYDNMTTVKGMFAAGDASGASSHKFSSGSFTEGRIAGKSAIRFCVENQDIPEISAEKIEEMKKTTFMPLEIFETHKHYSNDPDVNPNFIKPKMFMFRLQKIMDEYAGGVSNSFKTSESLLQKGMEYLNFLHEDSEKLAAQNLNELMRCWENRHRIWQAESHIRTVLFREETRWPGYLFRTDFPEMKENWKCFANCRYNPETEKWEMMKRDIIELT
- the aprB gene encoding adenylyl-sulfate reductase subunit beta — translated: MPSFVIPDKCDGCKAQDKTACQYICPNDLMVLDKETNKAYNRAVDMCWECYNCVKICPTQAIEIRGYADFMPLGGVVQPLRSTDSIMWSVKFRNGKLKRFKFPIRTTPEGSAVPDAGWETGTDDLNSQLLRTEPESLGTDNLQEL